From the genome of Triticum aestivum cultivar Chinese Spring chromosome 3B, IWGSC CS RefSeq v2.1, whole genome shotgun sequence, one region includes:
- the LOC123069268 gene encoding vesicle transport protein SFT2B: MDALTRFHRSVAGGDDEEWQEDDILGDTEGLCSLSPLQRLYAFAACLVAGLALMMLSLIVFARPIKFALLFTFGNIMAVGSTVFIMGVNKQLRMMLDPVRVYATAIYVGCAVFALIFALLIHDKLLTLIAIICEICALFWYSLSYIPFARRIVSDLMVKLCDTEL, encoded by the exons ATGGATGCCCTCACCCGCTTCCACCGGTCGGTcgccggcggcgacgacgaggagtGGCAGGAGGACGACATCCTCGGTGATACCGAAGGCCTCTGCTCTCTGTCCCCTCTCCAG CGGCTCTACGCCTTCGCGGCTTGCTTGGTTGCTGGACTCGCCCTCATGATGCTG tcACTTATTGTTTTCGCCAGACCTATCAAATTTGCTCTCTTGTTTACATTTGGAAACATAATGGCAGTTGGCAG CACAGTCTTTATAATGGGGGTAAATAAACAATTGAGGATGATGCTTGACCCAGTTCGTGTTTATGCAACGGCTATTTATGTTGGATGTGctgtttttgctctgattttcgcTCTTTTG ATTCATGACAAGCTGCTAACATTGATTGCAATCATATGTGAGATATGTGCGCTCTTCTG GTATAGCTTGAGCTACATCCCTTTCGCTCGACGGATTGTCTCCGACCTGATGGTGAAGCTCTGCGACACTGAGCTATGA